A genomic window from Salvelinus sp. IW2-2015 linkage group LG13, ASM291031v2, whole genome shotgun sequence includes:
- the LOC111972091 gene encoding methyl-CpG-binding domain protein 3 isoform X2: MEKKRWDCSALPKGWQIEEVTRKSGLSAGKSDVYYYSPTGKKFRSKPQLARYLGNQMDLSSFDFRTGKMLMSKLNKNRQRLRYDNNNQTKGKPDLNTSLPVRQTASIFKQPVTKVTNHPSNKVKTDPQKAVDQPKQLFWEKKLGGLNAFDIAEELVKTMDLPKGLQGVGPGCTDKTLLSAIASALHTSAAPITGQLSAAVEKNPGVWLNTTQPLCKAFIVTDEDIRKQEELVYSVRKKLEEALMADMLAHVQEAASEGDSLNEGNDDMETV; encoded by the exons ATGGAGAAGAAACGGTGGGATTGCTCGGCTCTCCCCAAGGGCTGGCAAATTGAAGAAGTGACCAGAAAGTCGGGTTTGTCTGCGGGGAAAAGCGATGTCTATTATTATAG TCCAACCGGGAAGAAGTTTCGGAGCAAGCCTCAGCTGGCTCGTTACCTTGGCAACCAGATGGACCTCAGCTCCTTCGACTTCCGCACGGGGAAGATGCTCATGAGTAAACTGAACAAGAACAGGCAGAGGCTGCGCTATGACAACAACAATCAGACCAAG GGCAAGCCAGACCTGAACACCTCACTTCCCGTCAGACAGACTGCTTCCATCTTTAAGCAGCCTGTCACCAAGGTTACCAACCACCCCAGCAACAAAGTCAAGACCGATCCACAGAAAGCCGTGGACCAGCCAAAACAG CTTTTCTGGGAGAAGAAGCTTGGTGGTCTCAATGCATTTGACATCGCAGAGGAGCTAGTGAAGACAATGGACCTGCCTAAAGGTCTGCAAG GAGTTGGACCTGGATGTACAGACAAGACTCTACTGTCAGCGATAGCCAGCGCCCTGCACACTAGTGCAGCCCCCATCACAGGTCAGCTGTCTGCAGCTGTGGAAAAGAACCCAGGGGTGTGGCTCAACACGACCCAGCCCCTCTGCAAGGCTTTCATAGTCACCGACGAGGACATCAG GAAGCAGGAAGAGCTGGTGTACAGTGTGAGGAAGAAGCTGGAGGAGGCTCTAATGGCGGACATGTTGGCTCATGTGCAGGAAGCAGCCAGCGAGGGTGACTCACTCAATGAAGGCAATGATGACATGGAGACTGTATAG
- the LOC111972091 gene encoding methyl-CpG-binding domain protein 3 isoform X1, with protein sequence MEKKRWDCSALPKGWQIEEVTRKSGLSAGKSDVYYYSRGKEEEEEEEEEEQRRERGEAGRLYSLCPTGKKFRSKPQLARYLGNQMDLSSFDFRTGKMLMSKLNKNRQRLRYDNNNQTKGKPDLNTSLPVRQTASIFKQPVTKVTNHPSNKVKTDPQKAVDQPKQLFWEKKLGGLNAFDIAEELVKTMDLPKGLQGVGPGCTDKTLLSAIASALHTSAAPITGQLSAAVEKNPGVWLNTTQPLCKAFIVTDEDIRKQEELVYSVRKKLEEALMADMLAHVQEAASEGDSLNEGNDDMETV encoded by the exons ATGGAGAAGAAACGGTGGGATTGCTCGGCTCTCCCCAAGGGCTGGCAAATTGAAGAAGTGACCAGAAAGTCGGGTTTGTCTGCGGGGAAAAGCGATGTCTATTATTATAG CCGAGgtaaggaagaagaagaagaggaggaggaggaggagcagaggcgAGAAAGGGGGGAGGCGGGTCGGTTGTATAGTTTGTG TCCAACCGGGAAGAAGTTTCGGAGCAAGCCTCAGCTGGCTCGTTACCTTGGCAACCAGATGGACCTCAGCTCCTTCGACTTCCGCACGGGGAAGATGCTCATGAGTAAACTGAACAAGAACAGGCAGAGGCTGCGCTATGACAACAACAATCAGACCAAG GGCAAGCCAGACCTGAACACCTCACTTCCCGTCAGACAGACTGCTTCCATCTTTAAGCAGCCTGTCACCAAGGTTACCAACCACCCCAGCAACAAAGTCAAGACCGATCCACAGAAAGCCGTGGACCAGCCAAAACAG CTTTTCTGGGAGAAGAAGCTTGGTGGTCTCAATGCATTTGACATCGCAGAGGAGCTAGTGAAGACAATGGACCTGCCTAAAGGTCTGCAAG GAGTTGGACCTGGATGTACAGACAAGACTCTACTGTCAGCGATAGCCAGCGCCCTGCACACTAGTGCAGCCCCCATCACAGGTCAGCTGTCTGCAGCTGTGGAAAAGAACCCAGGGGTGTGGCTCAACACGACCCAGCCCCTCTGCAAGGCTTTCATAGTCACCGACGAGGACATCAG GAAGCAGGAAGAGCTGGTGTACAGTGTGAGGAAGAAGCTGGAGGAGGCTCTAATGGCGGACATGTTGGCTCATGTGCAGGAAGCAGCCAGCGAGGGTGACTCACTCAATGAAGGCAATGATGACATGGAGACTGTATAG
- the LOC111972091 gene encoding methyl-CpG-binding domain protein 3 isoform X4, producing the protein MDKNDPTGKKFRSKPQLARYLGNQMDLSSFDFRTGKMLMSKLNKNRQRLRYDNNNQTKGKPDLNTSLPVRQTASIFKQPVTKVTNHPSNKVKTDPQKAVDQPKQLFWEKKLGGLNAFDIAEELVKTMDLPKGLQGVGPGCTDKTLLSAIASALHTSAAPITGQLSAAVEKNPGVWLNTTQPLCKAFIVTDEDIRKQEELVYSVRKKLEEALMADMLAHVQEAASEGDSLNEGNDDMETV; encoded by the exons ATGGACAAAAACGa TCCAACCGGGAAGAAGTTTCGGAGCAAGCCTCAGCTGGCTCGTTACCTTGGCAACCAGATGGACCTCAGCTCCTTCGACTTCCGCACGGGGAAGATGCTCATGAGTAAACTGAACAAGAACAGGCAGAGGCTGCGCTATGACAACAACAATCAGACCAAG GGCAAGCCAGACCTGAACACCTCACTTCCCGTCAGACAGACTGCTTCCATCTTTAAGCAGCCTGTCACCAAGGTTACCAACCACCCCAGCAACAAAGTCAAGACCGATCCACAGAAAGCCGTGGACCAGCCAAAACAG CTTTTCTGGGAGAAGAAGCTTGGTGGTCTCAATGCATTTGACATCGCAGAGGAGCTAGTGAAGACAATGGACCTGCCTAAAGGTCTGCAAG GAGTTGGACCTGGATGTACAGACAAGACTCTACTGTCAGCGATAGCCAGCGCCCTGCACACTAGTGCAGCCCCCATCACAGGTCAGCTGTCTGCAGCTGTGGAAAAGAACCCAGGGGTGTGGCTCAACACGACCCAGCCCCTCTGCAAGGCTTTCATAGTCACCGACGAGGACATCAG GAAGCAGGAAGAGCTGGTGTACAGTGTGAGGAAGAAGCTGGAGGAGGCTCTAATGGCGGACATGTTGGCTCATGTGCAGGAAGCAGCCAGCGAGGGTGACTCACTCAATGAAGGCAATGATGACATGGAGACTGTATAG
- the LOC111972091 gene encoding methyl-CpG-binding domain protein 3 isoform X3, which yields MDKNDRGKEEEEEEEEEEQRRERGEAGRLYSLCPTGKKFRSKPQLARYLGNQMDLSSFDFRTGKMLMSKLNKNRQRLRYDNNNQTKGKPDLNTSLPVRQTASIFKQPVTKVTNHPSNKVKTDPQKAVDQPKQLFWEKKLGGLNAFDIAEELVKTMDLPKGLQGVGPGCTDKTLLSAIASALHTSAAPITGQLSAAVEKNPGVWLNTTQPLCKAFIVTDEDIRKQEELVYSVRKKLEEALMADMLAHVQEAASEGDSLNEGNDDMETV from the exons ATGGACAAAAACGa CCGAGgtaaggaagaagaagaagaggaggaggaggaggagcagaggcgAGAAAGGGGGGAGGCGGGTCGGTTGTATAGTTTGTG TCCAACCGGGAAGAAGTTTCGGAGCAAGCCTCAGCTGGCTCGTTACCTTGGCAACCAGATGGACCTCAGCTCCTTCGACTTCCGCACGGGGAAGATGCTCATGAGTAAACTGAACAAGAACAGGCAGAGGCTGCGCTATGACAACAACAATCAGACCAAG GGCAAGCCAGACCTGAACACCTCACTTCCCGTCAGACAGACTGCTTCCATCTTTAAGCAGCCTGTCACCAAGGTTACCAACCACCCCAGCAACAAAGTCAAGACCGATCCACAGAAAGCCGTGGACCAGCCAAAACAG CTTTTCTGGGAGAAGAAGCTTGGTGGTCTCAATGCATTTGACATCGCAGAGGAGCTAGTGAAGACAATGGACCTGCCTAAAGGTCTGCAAG GAGTTGGACCTGGATGTACAGACAAGACTCTACTGTCAGCGATAGCCAGCGCCCTGCACACTAGTGCAGCCCCCATCACAGGTCAGCTGTCTGCAGCTGTGGAAAAGAACCCAGGGGTGTGGCTCAACACGACCCAGCCCCTCTGCAAGGCTTTCATAGTCACCGACGAGGACATCAG GAAGCAGGAAGAGCTGGTGTACAGTGTGAGGAAGAAGCTGGAGGAGGCTCTAATGGCGGACATGTTGGCTCATGTGCAGGAAGCAGCCAGCGAGGGTGACTCACTCAATGAAGGCAATGATGACATGGAGACTGTATAG